The Cervus elaphus chromosome 22, mCerEla1.1, whole genome shotgun sequence genome has a window encoding:
- the LOC122680596 gene encoding taste receptor type 2 member 42-like, giving the protein MPSGIENTFLVATIGGFVIGMLGNGFIVLVNCIDLVKRQKLSSADCILTGLAISRISQLWVILCDSFLLVLWPHLYAIDKLTKVVSIFWTLSNHLATWFATCLSVFYFFKVASFSHRCFTWLQWRIRSVVLVLLLGSLSLLFLNFKLIDMFNSVWTSGYKIYARNSTWSSDVSETHYLHHLIAFNFINLIPFLLSLTSLLLLFLSLMRHIRNLQLNPSSKDLSTEAHKRAMKMVMSFLFLFIIHVSSILLTDWVFLKLQGHLVRLVVVLTSTVFPSSHSFILILGNSKLRQSAIGLLWYLNCHPKRVKSLAS; this is encoded by the coding sequence ATGCCATCTGGAATTGAAAATACTTTTCTGGTAGCAACAATAGGAGGATTCGTGATTGGAATGTTGGGGAATGGGTTCATTGTACTAGTTAACTGCATCGACCTGGTGAAGAGACAAAAGCTCTCATCAGCTGACTGCATCCTCACAGGCCTGGCTATCTCCAGAATCAGTCAACTTTGGGTAATACTATGTGATTCATTTTTATTGGTACTATGGCCACACCTATATGCCATTGATAAACTAACAAAAGTTGTTAGTATTTTTTGGACATTGTCTAATCACCTAGCTACCTGGTTTGCCACCTGTCTAAGTGTTTTCTACTTCTTTAAAGTAGCCAGCTTCTCCCACCGCTGCTTCACTTGGCTGCAGTGGCGAATTCGTAGTGTGGTACTGGTGCTTCTCTTGGGGTCTTTGTCCTTACTGTTTTTGAACTTCAAATTAATAGATATGTTTAATAGTGTCTGGACTAGTGGCTACAAAATATATGCAAGAAACTCAACGTGGTCCTCAGATGTAAGTGAAACTCATTATCTTCACCATTTGATTGCTTTTAACTTCATCAACTTAATCCCCTTTCTTCTGTCCCTGACCTCactgctcctcttatttctctccTTGATGAGACACATCAGGAATTTGCAGCTCAACCCCAGCTCAAAGGATCTCAGCACAGAGGCCCATAAAAGAGCCATGAAAATGGTGatgtctttcctcttcctcttcatcaTTCATGTTTCTTCCATCCTATTAACAGATTGGGTTTTCCTTAAACTGCAGGGACATCTGGTCAGATTGGTGGTTGTGTTAACTTCGACTGTTTTTCCTTCAAGTCACTCCTTTATCCTAATTTTGGGAAATAGCAAGCTGAGACAAAGTGCCATAGGACTGCTGTGGTATCTTAACTGCCACCCAAAAAGAGTGAAATCTTTAGCTTCATAG
- the LOC122680827 gene encoding taste receptor type 2 member 42-like, with product MPSGIENTFLVATIGGFVIGMLGNGFIVLVNCIDLVKRQKLSSADCILTGLAISRISQLWVILCDSFLLVLWPHLYAIDKLTKVVSIFWTLSNHLATWFATCLSVFYFFKVASFSHRCFTWLQWRIRSVVLVLLLGSLSLLFLNFKLIDMFNSVWTSGYKIYARNSTWSSDVSETHYLHHLIAFNFINLIPFLLSLTSLLLLFLSLMRHIRNLQLNPSSKDLSTEAHKRAMKMVMSFLFLFIIHVSSILLTGWVFLKLQGHLVRLVVVLTSTVFPSSHSFILILGNSKLRQNAIGLLWYFNCPLKRVKSLAS from the coding sequence ATGCCATCTGGAATTGAAAATACTTTTCTGGTAGCAACAATAGGAGGATTCGTGATTGGAATGTTGGGGAATGGGTTCATTGTACTAGTTAACTGCATCGACCTGGTGAAGAGACAAAAGCTCTCATCAGCTGACTGCATCCTCACAGGCCTGGCTATCTCCAGAATCAGTCAACTTTGGGTAATACTATGTGATTCATTTTTATTGGTACTATGGCCACACCTATATGCCATTGATAAACTAACAAAAGTTGTTAGTATTTTTTGGACATTGTCTAATCACCTAGCTACCTGGTTTGCCACCTGTCTAAGTGTTTTCTACTTCTTTAAAGTAGCCAGCTTCTCCCACCGCTGCTTCACTTGGCTGCAGTGGCGAATTCGTAGTGTGGTACTGGTGCTTCTCTTGGGGTCTTTGTCCTTACTGTTTTTGAACTTCAAATTAATAGATATGTTTAATAGTGTCTGGACTAGTGGCTACAAAATATATGCAAGAAACTCAACGTGGTCCTCAGATGTAAGTGAAACTCATTATCTTCACCATTTGATTGCTTTTAACTTCATCAACTTAATCCCCTTTCTTCTGTCCCTGACCTCactgctcctcttatttctctccTTGATGAGACACATCAGGAATTTGCAGCTCAACCCCAGCTCAAAGGATCTCAGCACAGAGGCCCATAAAAGAGCTATGAAAATGGTGatgtctttcctcttcctcttcatcaTTCATGTTTCTTCCATCTTATTAACAGGTTGGGTTTTCCTTAAACTGCAGGGACATCTGGTCAGATTGGTGGTTGTGTTAACTTCAACTGTTTTTCCTTCAAGCCACTCCTTTATCCTAATTTTGGGAAATAGCAAGCTGAGACAAAATGCCATAGGACTGCTGTGGTATTTTAACTGCCCCTTGAAAAGAGTGAAATCTTTAGCTTCATAG